One window of Puntigrus tetrazona isolate hp1 chromosome 14, ASM1883169v1, whole genome shotgun sequence genomic DNA carries:
- the pld7 gene encoding 5'-3' exonuclease PLD3: MDPEDVHFRSEEHSLGEEENEKAAFERKEDGEEHRKAGRPPLSRIPTFQSSLGRKRVTVQSAESSPKTDGSIQQSQKERAGSTEAGRVKMSCSAGRETALPVPSARSHTSPADVPSQGDLSCHASALWAPKINQSLDQTPEITKDCDQADASLKRPPLRNACEAPDLVVEPVSEFEATSGETVSEDEQTSSRDAAVEDLSSSQASGQACEDAEDGFDDGSVGRSHRIEEDGGTGKDAKSVECVPDKDDGSILGGQDETAKIKKPSDSRKRFKETQQGGETVNTTQTKQAKTRTCTPSKETKGRSLSLFCLLPTVLLLSGGFASHIWQYGVPKSASHLMSQLELHWMESFWTPQDACPSDCRLTLVESVPEGLRFPSGSPHLPSISDTWTNLLNGANRSVHIGAFYFTLRDSDLGLTEPSSVLGKKVFNQLKQLEPKGVKLKIAVNAPQTYIADTDELVATGAEVRGVDLQSITGGVLHTKLWVVDKKHVYLGSANMDWRSLTQVKEVGVSVEDCGCLAQDASRIFDVYWEVGAQKNGSLPHFWPGRFSALSSSKYPLAVKFNGVPARVYLSSSPPALSSYGRSDDLSSILSVIADAQRIIYVSVMDYLPTSQFSEPTRFWPVIDSALREAACARNVEVKLLVSCWSHSPGAMFVFLRSLSVLNEPPLSCNIHAKVFEVPSTREQQRILYARVNHAKYMVTDRVVYIGTSNWSENYFTQTAGVGLVVNQTGSAVGQGQRTVQSQMQEIFQRDWHSEYAQTLAGVHAEHCSGKKLT; this comes from the exons ATG GATCCAGAGGATGTGCATTTCAGATCAGAAGAACATTCGTTGGGTGAGGAAGAGAACGAGAAAGCAGCCTTCGAGAGGAAGGAGGATGGAGAGGAACACCGCAAAGCAGGGAGACCGCCGCTGTCCCGCATCCCTACCTTTCAAAGCTCCCTGGGCCGCAAGCGAGTCACCGTCCAGAGTGCAGAGTCATCGCCGAAGACGGATGGATCTATCCAGCAGAGCCAAAAAGAGAGAGCTGGCTCTACGGAGGCTGGACGAGTGAAAATGTCCTGCTCTGCGGGGAGAGAAACGGCGTTGCCCGTCCCATCGGCTCGTTCACACACAAGCCCCGCTGACGTTCCCTCACAGGGTGACTTATCTTGTCACGCCTCCGCTCTTTGGGCTCCGAAAATAAATCAATCTCTTGATCAAACGCCAGAGATTACAAAAGACTGCGATCAGGCCGACGCGTCACTAAAGCGACCCCCGCTCAGGAATGCCTGCGAGGCCCCTGATCTCGTCGTGGAGCCGGTTTCTGAATTCGAAGCCACGAGCGGAGAGACCGTCTCAGAGGACGAGCAGACGTCGTCGCGGGATGCCGCCGTAGAGGATCTCAGCTCGTCTCAGGCGTCTGGTCAAGCCTGCGAAGACGCTGAGGACGGCTTTGATGATGGAAGCGTGGGGCGATCGCATCGGATCGAAGAAGATGGCGGCACGGGGAAGGATGCGAAATCTGTGGAATGCGTTCCAGATAAGGACGACGGATCCATACTCGGCGGTCAAGATGAAACGGCTAAGATCAAGAAACCTTCAGATAGCAGAAAACGCTTTAAAGAAACACAGCAGGGAGGCGAAACCGTCAATACTACTCAGACAAAACAAGCCAAGACCAGAACGTGTACGCCCTCCAAG GAGACGAAAGGAAGGAGCCTTTCCCTTTTCTGTCTCTTGCCCACCGTTCTCCTTCTTTCGGGTGGATTTGCGTCACACATCTGGCAGTATGGAGTCCCTAAATCTGCGTCGCACCTGATGTCCCAGCTGGAGCTGCACTGGATGGAAAGTTTCTGGACGCCTCAAGACGCCTGCCCTTCTGACTGTAG ACTCACTCTAGTTGAGAGCGTCCCCGAGGGCCTCCGCTTCCCTTCCGGCTCGCCACACCTGCCCAGCATTTCGGACACTTGGACTAATCTACTAAACGGAGCCAACCGCTCTGTCCACATTGGTGCGTTCTACTTCACGCTCCGAGATTCAGATTTGGGTCTCACAGAGCCCTCGTCTGTGCTG GGCAAAAAAGTGTTTAACCAACTGAAGCAGCTGGAACCGAAAGGAGTAAAGCTGAAGATCGCTGTAAACGCCCCTCAGACGTACATCGCAGACACGGACGAACTGGTAGCAACAG GGGCTGAGGTCAGGGGAGTTGACCTGCAGAGCATCACCGGAGGCGTTTTGCACACCAAGCTGTGGGTTGTGGATAAGAAGCACGTGTATTTAGGGAGCGCAAACATGGACTGGCGTTCCCTCACGCAG GTAAAAGAGGTCGGGGTGTCCGTGGAAGACTGCGGCTGTCTAGCGCAGGATGCCTCTCGGATATTTGACGTATACTGGGAAGTTGGAGCACAGAAAAATGGATCTCTTCCTCATTTCTGGCCGGGCCGCTTCTCCGCTCTCTCCAGTTCTAAGTACCCATTAGCTGTTAAATTCAACGGTGTCCCTGCACGTGTCTATTTGTCT AGTTCTCCTCCTGCTTTATCATCGTATGGCCGTTCTGACGATCTCTCAAGCATCTTGTCAGTAATCGCTGATGCTCAGCGAATCATATATGTGTCCGTGATGGACTACCTTCCCACGTCCCAGTTCTCAGAGCCCACTCG GTTTTGGCCTGTCATCGACTCGGCCCTCCGCGAGGCGGCTTGTGCGAGGAATGTGGAGGTCAAGCTGCTGGTCAGTTGTTGGAGCCACTCTCCCGGCGCCATGTTTGTTTTCCTCCGGTCTTTATCGGTTCTCAACGAGCCCCCTCTGAGCTGCAACATTCACGCC AAAGTTTTCGAGGTGCCTTCAACGCGAGAGCAGCAGAGGATCCTGTATGCACGTGTTAACCACGCCAAATACATGGTGACTGATCGGGTTGTTTACATCG GAACTTCCAACTGGTCTGAGAATTACTTCACCCAGACGGCTGGGGTTGGGCTTGTTGTGAATCAGACGGGTTCTGCGGTAGGGCAGGGCCAGAGAACCGTTCAGAGCCAAATGCAGGAGATTTTCCAGAGGGACTGGCATTCAGAATACGCTCAGACCCTCGCCGGCGTTCACGCGGAGCACTGCAGCGGGAAAAAGCTTACATAA